The Kroppenstedtia pulmonis genome has a segment encoding these proteins:
- a CDS encoding sporulation protein produces MSLFNKALASLGVGNAKVDTRLNQTQYRQGGLIEGEVFIQGGQVEQEVDEIYLYLVIVYHQDGSQHEYIMEEFRLCEVFTIGPRETKVIPFELRLPFDTPLTTGGCPVYLKTGLDIKMSIDPDDTDGIEVLPHPMVEKVLKVMEYVGFQLIDIEFDFENYYSSHPFIQKFIFQPTGELEDKLQQVDVMFYVGESEMEVILQLDRKATDLMGTLEEALDLDYRTIRLTVTERDVENMEDLIERFSEKINEHAQ; encoded by the coding sequence ATGTCATTGTTTAATAAGGCGCTGGCGAGTCTGGGTGTCGGCAACGCCAAGGTGGATACACGGTTGAATCAAACACAGTATCGCCAGGGAGGGTTAATAGAGGGAGAAGTATTTATCCAGGGTGGACAGGTTGAGCAAGAAGTGGATGAAATATATTTGTATCTGGTGATTGTGTACCATCAGGATGGTTCACAGCATGAATATATCATGGAAGAATTCCGATTGTGCGAAGTATTTACAATCGGTCCCCGGGAAACGAAAGTGATTCCTTTTGAACTTCGCTTGCCCTTTGATACGCCCCTTACCACTGGAGGTTGTCCGGTGTATCTGAAGACAGGTCTGGATATCAAAATGTCCATTGACCCGGATGATACGGATGGTATTGAAGTTTTGCCCCATCCTATGGTGGAGAAAGTACTCAAAGTAATGGAATATGTAGGTTTTCAATTGATAGATATCGAATTTGATTTTGAAAATTATTATTCCAGTCATCCCTTTATCCAAAAGTTTATCTTTCAGCCCACAGGGGAGTTGGAGGATAAATTGCAACAAGTGGACGTGATGTTTTACGTAGGAGAGTCTGAGATGGAAGTCATCCTTCAACTCGATCGGAAGGCTACTGATTTGATGGGGACTTTGGAGGAGGCTCTGGATCTGGACTACCGGACAATCCGTTTGACAGTGACTGAAAGGGATGTGGAAAACATGGAGGATCTAATCGAACGTTTTTCAGAAAAAATCAACGAACATGCCCAATAA
- a CDS encoding Hsp20/alpha crystallin family protein, which translates to MNHDMHISKWGQLAREFLGDEFWSDITSSVRVNVPKSDVYHTNREVRVLIDLPGLEKVQDLEIRVEGETLYVKGFIPDVDRLGEPVISERFTGSFERVIPLGTAVKGEERQVRYRKGVLEIRLPL; encoded by the coding sequence GTGAATCATGACATGCATATTTCCAAATGGGGTCAATTGGCCAGGGAATTTTTAGGGGATGAATTTTGGTCGGATATAACCAGCTCTGTCCGGGTAAATGTACCGAAAAGTGATGTTTATCATACAAACCGTGAGGTAAGGGTATTGATTGATTTACCGGGTTTGGAAAAAGTGCAGGATTTGGAGATACGTGTGGAAGGGGAAACTTTGTACGTTAAAGGATTTATCCCGGATGTTGACAGATTGGGAGAGCCAGTGATATCAGAACGGTTTACCGGCTCTTTTGAACGGGTTATTCCCTTGGGAACTGCTGTTAAGGGAGAAGAGCGACAAGTGCGCTACCGCAAAGGCGTGCTGGAAATTCGGTTGCCCTTGTGA
- the gerPC gene encoding spore germination protein GerPC: MYAYLWDRLNQLQQEIDTLRQENEAFSKKLAELEPLRIERIEYKVQELHVETLSGTLDIGMTVKGDEKSIARIIEQMKQDNPALFQFGEKKGVEKEDPETADIENDEEESQSGDYSDHSQA, from the coding sequence ATGTATGCTTATCTGTGGGACCGACTAAACCAGTTGCAACAGGAAATCGATACCCTTCGGCAGGAGAATGAGGCTTTCAGCAAAAAGCTGGCTGAATTGGAACCCTTGCGAATCGAACGTATTGAATATAAAGTGCAGGAGCTTCATGTGGAAACATTAAGCGGTACATTGGATATCGGGATGACGGTTAAAGGTGACGAAAAGAGCATAGCCCGGATCATCGAACAAATGAAACAAGATAATCCGGCTCTTTTTCAATTTGGAGAGAAGAAAGGAGTTGAAAAAGAGGATCCTGAAACAGCGGATATAGAAAATGACGAGGAGGAATCCCAGTCCGGCGATTACTCAGACCATTCCCAGGCATAA